One window from the genome of Leucobacter aridicollis encodes:
- a CDS encoding endo alpha-1,4 polygalactosaminidase, protein MRRTKAHARATARVNAATHVPRIPPAALAPGARLVAVGAIAVAVSLAGCTAPGEDPRVTSGDPAPTRKAAIALPPEGASPDYQLGGAYDPAPSVGIVARDRSAEPVPGVYSICYVNGFQTQPDELALWPADTLLRDAGGELFIDPDWPDEVLLDTSTSQARAEIHTLVSDWIAGCASAGYDAVEFDNLDTYTRSDGALTFEDNLALAAALVETAHEHGLAAGQKNSPADAATLRERAGFDFAVTEECSFFDECGAYTSVYGTRVIDIEYTDALPRPFSEMCAHPDAPASMVLRDKQLSTPGSASYAFELCPHGAPAR, encoded by the coding sequence ATGAGACGCACGAAGGCACACGCGCGGGCAACGGCGCGGGTGAATGCCGCCACTCATGTGCCCCGAATCCCTCCGGCCGCCTTAGCCCCAGGGGCGCGGCTTGTCGCCGTCGGCGCGATTGCGGTGGCGGTAAGCCTCGCGGGCTGCACGGCACCGGGCGAGGATCCGAGGGTGACATCTGGCGACCCCGCTCCGACGCGAAAAGCTGCCATCGCCCTCCCGCCCGAGGGCGCGTCCCCCGACTACCAGCTCGGCGGGGCGTACGACCCTGCGCCCAGTGTCGGGATCGTTGCCCGCGACCGGAGCGCTGAGCCGGTTCCCGGCGTCTACTCCATCTGCTACGTCAACGGGTTCCAGACGCAGCCAGACGAGCTTGCGCTGTGGCCGGCCGACACGCTGTTGCGGGATGCCGGGGGTGAGCTCTTCATCGATCCTGACTGGCCCGATGAGGTGCTGCTCGACACGTCGACAAGCCAGGCGCGCGCTGAGATCCACACGCTCGTGAGCGACTGGATTGCGGGCTGCGCGAGCGCCGGCTACGACGCCGTCGAGTTCGACAACCTCGACACGTATACGCGCTCAGACGGTGCGCTCACGTTCGAGGACAACCTCGCGCTCGCTGCGGCGCTCGTCGAGACCGCCCACGAGCACGGCCTCGCCGCAGGCCAGAAGAACTCACCCGCCGACGCCGCCACGCTGCGGGAACGAGCGGGATTCGATTTCGCCGTCACCGAGGAGTGCAGCTTCTTCGACGAGTGTGGCGCGTACACAAGCGTCTACGGCACGCGGGTCATCGATATCGAGTACACCGACGCGCTGCCACGCCCCTTCAGCGAGATGTGCGCCCACCCCGACGCCCCCGCATCGATGGTGTTGCGCGACAAGCAGCTCAGCACCCCGGGCAGCGCCAGCTATGCATTCGAGCTGTGCCCGCACGGGGCGCCTGCACGCTAG
- a CDS encoding VOC family protein, which translates to MDAVTLRVGNLELMSDYYEQALALVPIEERVLGGHVHRVLGRGGAPLVRLVHTPDLPELNPRDAGLFHTAFLFADAASLAATVYRAAQDPRSRFAGSSDHLVSEAFYFTDPEGNGIELYVDRPRDTWRYDGDEIRMDTLFLDPNAYLQAHLDESVLVDAALQAGSVGHVHLQVGNVARAREFYVDALGFEATATGIPTALFASAGGYHHHVAMNIWNSQGVGPRAARLGLADVAITLPGREDLDALAARLRGRGLAFKDTGRAVVVADPWGTQVTLALPGASADDLLSQN; encoded by the coding sequence ATGGACGCGGTGACGCTTCGCGTCGGCAACCTCGAACTCATGAGCGACTACTACGAGCAGGCGCTCGCCCTCGTACCGATCGAGGAGCGGGTTCTCGGCGGGCATGTGCACCGCGTGCTCGGACGTGGCGGCGCCCCGCTCGTCCGGCTGGTTCACACGCCAGATCTGCCAGAGCTCAACCCGCGCGACGCTGGTCTTTTTCACACAGCCTTTCTGTTCGCGGACGCGGCAAGTCTCGCCGCGACCGTCTACCGCGCGGCGCAGGATCCGCGGAGCCGCTTCGCTGGTTCAAGTGACCACCTCGTGAGCGAGGCCTTCTACTTCACCGACCCAGAGGGCAACGGCATCGAGCTCTACGTCGACAGGCCCCGCGACACGTGGCGCTACGACGGCGACGAGATACGCATGGACACCCTGTTTCTCGACCCTAATGCGTACCTGCAAGCGCACCTCGATGAGAGCGTGCTCGTTGACGCGGCGCTGCAGGCTGGGAGCGTGGGTCACGTGCACCTGCAGGTCGGAAATGTCGCGCGTGCGCGGGAGTTCTACGTCGACGCGCTCGGCTTTGAGGCCACAGCAACTGGCATCCCGACGGCGCTGTTCGCCTCTGCGGGCGGGTACCATCATCACGTCGCGATGAATATCTGGAACAGTCAGGGGGTGGGGCCTCGCGCTGCGCGTCTCGGGCTCGCGGACGTCGCGATTACGCTGCCTGGCAGGGAGGATCTCGACGCGCTCGCGGCGCGCTTGCGTGGCCGAGGGCTTGCGTTCAAGGACACCGGCAGGGCAGTCGTTGTCGCCGACCCGTGGGGAACACAGGTGACTCTCGCGCTGCCGGGGGCGAGCGCCGACGATCTTCTGAGCCAGAACTAG
- a CDS encoding NADPH-dependent F420 reductase, with product MTNFTIFGTGNMATAIAGVLTAGGATVAHIGSADTGADVQGDVVILAVPYPAIADIVASHGDKLAGKVVVDISNPLNFETFDELVVPTGSSAAAELQRALPAAKVLKAFNTNFAATLTSGKVGETQTTVLVAGDDTEAKSTLVAAVTAGGLAAIDAGSLQRAHELEAIGFLQLTLAAAEKISWAGGFAVNN from the coding sequence ATGACCAACTTCACAATCTTCGGCACAGGCAACATGGCAACCGCAATCGCGGGCGTGCTTACCGCGGGCGGCGCGACAGTCGCGCACATCGGAAGTGCGGACACGGGAGCCGATGTGCAGGGCGACGTCGTGATCCTCGCCGTCCCGTACCCGGCAATTGCCGACATCGTCGCGAGCCACGGTGACAAGCTCGCCGGCAAGGTCGTCGTCGATATTTCGAACCCGTTGAATTTCGAGACCTTCGACGAGCTCGTCGTGCCAACCGGCAGCTCGGCCGCTGCTGAACTGCAGCGCGCGCTTCCCGCTGCCAAGGTTCTGAAGGCGTTCAACACGAACTTCGCTGCGACACTCACGTCGGGCAAGGTCGGCGAAACGCAGACAACCGTTCTCGTTGCGGGCGACGACACCGAGGCAAAGAGCACGCTCGTGGCCGCGGTCACCGCGGGAGGCCTCGCGGCAATCGATGCAGGCTCGCTGCAGCGGGCGCACGAGCTTGAAGCGATCGGCTTCCTGCAGCTCACGCTCGCCGCAGCCGAGAAGATCTCGTGGGCCGGCGGCTTCGCCGTCAATAACTAA
- a CDS encoding MarR family winged helix-turn-helix transcriptional regulator — protein sequence MSPSLSHPERVAIARLHAILELLPTALDKRLGDAGVTAFEHTLLSALAEHEARRMRLSELARKTNATLPRISRVATSLEKRGLIERTPCPEDGRATNAVLTDAGANAHERSRGLYDDAVRELVLSGLTQLPGDGVTQLSDLTLAVLTSLDPDHPRATDAPGEPACAADPADKIDQTTCAADPAPESLSA from the coding sequence ATGAGCCCCTCTCTATCGCACCCAGAACGCGTGGCGATCGCTCGGCTGCACGCGATACTCGAACTGCTGCCAACAGCGCTCGACAAGCGACTGGGCGACGCGGGCGTGACCGCGTTCGAGCACACGCTGCTCAGCGCCCTGGCCGAACACGAGGCGCGGCGCATGCGACTCAGCGAACTGGCCCGCAAGACAAACGCAACACTCCCGCGCATCTCGCGAGTGGCGACGTCGCTCGAGAAGCGGGGCCTCATCGAGCGGACGCCCTGCCCCGAAGACGGCCGCGCAACAAACGCAGTACTCACCGATGCCGGGGCGAACGCGCACGAGCGCTCCCGTGGGCTCTACGACGACGCGGTGCGTGAACTCGTGCTTTCGGGCCTCACTCAGCTCCCGGGCGACGGGGTGACGCAGCTGAGCGACCTGACACTCGCCGTGCTCACAAGCCTTGATCCTGACCACCCGCGCGCCACCGACGCGCCTGGAGAACCGGCATGCGCGGCCGACCCGGCAGACAAGATCGACCAGACCACCTGTGCAGCCGACCCTGCACCAGAAAGCTTAAGCGCATGA
- a CDS encoding class I SAM-dependent methyltransferase: MNTSDYLAANEANWDNRAPLHAARDGSGYGVDTYIDDQAALSDVVTFDRPLLGDIRGLTAVHLQCHIGTDTISLARLGATVTGLDFSGESVAEARKLAAEAGDAVEFVQSDVHRALDVLPAGAFDLVYTGVGALCWLPRVQDWARVVAGLLAPGGTLHLREAHPTLWAMDESVTTDLTLRYPYFEHVEPLEWDDTETYVETSTALTSTKTYEWNHSLGEIITALIDNGLRIETLVEHQSVPWEALPGQMTLGEDGEWRLTTRAGVAPLSYTLRAVKPA, encoded by the coding sequence ATGAACACATCTGACTACCTCGCCGCGAACGAAGCAAATTGGGACAACCGGGCGCCGCTTCACGCCGCTCGAGACGGCTCAGGATACGGCGTCGACACGTACATCGACGACCAGGCCGCCCTCTCTGACGTCGTCACCTTCGATCGCCCGCTGCTTGGCGATATTCGGGGACTCACAGCCGTGCATCTCCAGTGCCACATTGGCACCGACACGATCTCGCTCGCCCGACTCGGCGCCACCGTCACAGGACTCGACTTTTCTGGCGAATCAGTCGCCGAAGCTCGCAAGCTCGCCGCCGAAGCCGGCGACGCGGTTGAGTTCGTACAGTCCGACGTGCACCGCGCCCTCGACGTGCTGCCGGCAGGCGCGTTCGACCTCGTCTACACGGGCGTCGGCGCGCTCTGCTGGCTCCCACGCGTCCAGGACTGGGCCAGGGTCGTCGCCGGGCTTCTCGCCCCGGGGGGAACGCTCCACCTGCGCGAAGCACACCCGACCCTCTGGGCAATGGACGAGTCAGTCACCACCGATCTCACCCTGCGCTACCCGTACTTCGAACACGTCGAGCCCCTCGAATGGGACGACACCGAGACATACGTAGAGACATCCACGGCACTGACCTCGACAAAGACCTACGAGTGGAACCACTCGCTCGGCGAGATCATCACCGCGCTCATCGACAATGGGCTGCGCATCGAAACACTCGTCGAGCACCAGAGCGTCCCCTGGGAAGCGCTACCAGGGCAGATGACCCTCGGCGAGGACGGCGAGTGGCGCCTCACGACCCGCGCTGGCGTCGCACCCCTGAGCTACACGCTGCGCGCGGTAAAACCGGCGTAG
- a CDS encoding thymidine kinase has protein sequence MAKLHFRYAAMNAGKSVALLQVGHNYESLGKQILIVKPAVDSKGGDRVISRLGVERAVDFLWVDGESLPAVKARHDVILVDEAQFLSSRQVNELLDVAVRVGITVIAYGLRTDFRGDNFPGAARLLSVAHEIEEIRTLCRCGSKATMNLRKVSGTPVFDGDQVAIDDGSVEYESVCAACHQRERTAAGASWD, from the coding sequence ATGGCAAAACTGCATTTCCGCTACGCGGCGATGAACGCTGGGAAGAGCGTCGCCCTCCTGCAGGTGGGGCACAATTACGAATCGCTTGGAAAGCAGATTCTGATCGTGAAGCCAGCTGTCGACTCGAAAGGCGGAGACCGTGTCATCTCGCGGTTGGGCGTCGAGCGTGCTGTCGACTTCCTCTGGGTCGACGGGGAGTCGCTGCCTGCCGTGAAGGCGCGGCACGACGTGATTCTCGTCGACGAGGCACAGTTCCTGTCGAGCCGCCAGGTCAACGAACTACTCGACGTCGCCGTTCGCGTGGGCATCACCGTTATCGCTTACGGTCTGCGCACAGACTTTCGCGGCGATAACTTCCCAGGCGCCGCACGACTGCTGAGTGTGGCGCACGAGATCGAAGAGATCCGTACCCTCTGCCGGTGCGGTTCGAAGGCGACGATGAACCTGCGCAAGGTGTCAGGCACTCCTGTGTTCGACGGCGACCAGGTTGCGATCGACGACGGCTCTGTCGAGTACGAGTCGGTGTGTGCCGCCTGCCACCAGCGCGAGCGCACTGCGGCGGGCGCGAGCTGGGACTGA
- a CDS encoding GNAT family N-acetyltransferase has protein sequence MPTLAPEYTVHWVRGLDALPVRTFHNIARLRQEVFVVEQDCVYLDLDGRDMEPATEQFWVSWDATLSTAPGSAVAADSSAPVVAATLRVLDEGEREPGLRAIGRVVTSPDHRGKALAAALMEAVLAAHGDEPLVLEAQSHLTGWYGKFGFEIAGDEYLEDGIPHTPMRRA, from the coding sequence ATGCCTACTCTTGCCCCCGAGTACACAGTCCATTGGGTCCGCGGTCTCGACGCACTACCGGTTCGCACCTTCCACAACATTGCCAGACTTCGGCAAGAGGTCTTCGTCGTCGAGCAGGACTGCGTCTACCTCGACCTCGATGGCCGCGATATGGAGCCAGCGACCGAGCAGTTCTGGGTGAGCTGGGATGCCACGCTCAGCACGGCGCCGGGTTCAGCGGTCGCCGCGGACAGCAGCGCTCCCGTCGTGGCTGCGACCCTCCGGGTGCTCGACGAAGGCGAGCGCGAGCCTGGGTTGCGAGCGATCGGTCGAGTCGTGACGAGCCCCGACCACCGCGGAAAGGCGCTCGCAGCTGCGCTCATGGAGGCAGTGCTCGCGGCGCACGGCGACGAGCCCCTTGTGCTTGAGGCCCAGTCTCACCTCACCGGATGGTACGGCAAGTTTGGGTTCGAGATCGCGGGCGATGAATACCTCGAGGACGGCATCCCCCATACGCCGATGCGCCGGGCCTAG
- a CDS encoding proline dehydrogenase family protein — protein sequence MGDEQVNVESVWESVAEATRQRVSAWESALPDVDGRHHSPRTGLLGELATSPESLDFTRRLIDSLFGTSDAFTAAVGLRGVSKGELPESMPTRDRLLLRAGGVASLGLPWVVRPAARKNLLARLPDVLLQLKFSGRMSALSDAVRVHKERGHSVLVSLTGAEVFGDEGGKREVERLLTLAAQPAVRELAFDPARLVPGADEWSIEADLALAVERVRPVLEAAREHGVRLLVEPRDTVWAKRLTEFLTRAFGCSELDRLEVGVRLFAELPDSWETYAAIHRFARRRVADGGAPVDVVIGLGDVAAAERVASIQSGLPVAVIEEPVERAAQLLRLIEVALQPSRASVLRPIVATEDPRIAAATIAAATRLGSDKLYALQLRCGLAPGLAAALVNDENAVPDVRLRLPVTPKGEYAELLGYLVGLLAEAADPDPTHLTDEVFRKAAALAAEPPAASHRTQQRAREWDPTERDSALFYRAPDEPATHDTGGLTAAVLGLARNATGEVILEAVAPQHAIPVVSRTGFANEPPTDGSLAANREWARGLLRQAGEIVLRGERLDETVALTQADLDPDAAATLARQAATRWSELRHEGRAVRLRRVALATAAARDRLITDLAACTGAPMRELDAAVNHIIDSARYAAQLADGLRVVRGATFVPDKLVLVVGDVTAPLATQAAAVLAVLGSGAGALWAVSPDMHAAATSCVEEWEVGGLTPGAVETVSVADEEAFAALGASPHVDRAVVLGGRELGRSLARHRPDLRVEGHFTSRGSVLVTPSAERERAIPDIIDSAFRGTQTSLGSTNMVVLLASVSRSRGFRAGLADAVRRLRVGDSARPLGDDPLAFDIGPLPTVPSAAGLAALTELGPGEEWLVEPEQLDDEGLLWRPGVRIGVSPGSPFWDDARGLPVIGISSAQLLGEAVSQQNAAGSGAVAAIQSWDDGEVRSWLAGIEAASVSINRSSSAARVERQPFGGWNDAVMGLPALGGGPHWLVAQGSWERRPGQRSDTLHLRGLAPEVALLIEAAQPALAYEEFDELRRAALSDQLTWQTDLGAIADGIGLGIERNALRTAPVVVQVRLAEDGALSGLIRVLAAALLVRAPVAVSTGAVLPQAVSDLLDSQGIDVSLERDEAWLERLAAEGPRGPGGSDAARVRLIGGDRVRVAEWMGGLDRAALWAEPVTMAGPVELLTLLREQSISARAERHGLAERAPGLDALLD from the coding sequence ATGGGAGACGAGCAGGTGAACGTCGAGTCGGTGTGGGAGTCTGTCGCGGAGGCCACACGCCAGCGCGTGAGCGCCTGGGAGAGTGCGCTGCCTGACGTCGACGGGCGTCATCACTCGCCCCGCACAGGCCTGCTCGGAGAGCTCGCGACGAGCCCTGAGAGCCTCGACTTTACCCGGCGCCTCATTGATTCGCTCTTCGGCACATCTGACGCGTTTACCGCGGCAGTCGGCCTGCGTGGGGTCTCGAAAGGTGAGCTGCCTGAGAGCATGCCGACTCGCGACAGACTGCTGCTTCGCGCTGGCGGTGTCGCGTCGCTCGGGCTGCCGTGGGTCGTGCGTCCGGCCGCGCGCAAGAACCTGCTCGCCCGGCTTCCAGACGTGCTGCTCCAGCTCAAGTTCTCGGGTCGCATGTCGGCGCTCTCCGACGCTGTTCGGGTGCACAAAGAGCGGGGGCACTCGGTACTCGTGTCGCTGACTGGCGCCGAGGTGTTCGGTGACGAAGGCGGCAAGCGGGAAGTTGAGCGCCTCCTCACGCTCGCAGCACAGCCGGCGGTTCGGGAGCTCGCGTTTGATCCTGCGCGACTCGTGCCTGGTGCCGACGAGTGGAGCATAGAGGCAGACCTCGCGCTTGCAGTTGAGCGAGTACGGCCAGTGCTTGAGGCGGCGCGTGAGCACGGCGTACGTCTCCTCGTTGAGCCACGAGACACGGTCTGGGCGAAGCGGCTGACCGAGTTCCTCACCAGAGCGTTTGGCTGTTCCGAGCTCGACAGGCTCGAGGTTGGTGTGCGGCTGTTCGCTGAGCTACCAGACTCCTGGGAGACCTACGCAGCGATCCATCGATTCGCGCGCCGACGTGTTGCAGACGGCGGCGCACCCGTCGATGTTGTGATTGGGCTCGGCGACGTTGCGGCGGCTGAGCGGGTCGCATCGATCCAGAGCGGTCTGCCTGTCGCCGTGATCGAGGAGCCGGTTGAGCGTGCCGCCCAGTTGTTGCGTCTCATCGAGGTCGCCCTGCAGCCGAGCCGGGCATCGGTGCTGCGGCCCATTGTCGCGACTGAGGATCCGCGCATCGCCGCGGCGACCATTGCGGCCGCGACGAGGCTCGGCTCCGACAAGCTGTACGCGCTTCAATTGCGGTGCGGCCTCGCCCCCGGCCTCGCTGCCGCGCTCGTGAACGACGAGAACGCCGTGCCAGATGTGCGGCTGCGCCTTCCCGTGACCCCGAAGGGGGAGTATGCCGAACTGCTCGGCTATTTGGTTGGACTTCTCGCGGAGGCCGCCGATCCTGACCCAACTCACCTGACGGACGAGGTCTTTCGGAAGGCTGCCGCGCTCGCTGCAGAGCCGCCGGCGGCAAGCCATCGAACGCAGCAGCGCGCCCGCGAGTGGGACCCGACGGAGCGCGACAGTGCACTCTTCTACCGCGCCCCCGACGAGCCGGCGACCCACGACACCGGCGGCCTGACAGCCGCTGTTCTCGGCCTTGCGCGGAACGCCACGGGAGAGGTGATTCTTGAGGCCGTCGCTCCACAGCACGCGATCCCCGTCGTCTCACGCACAGGTTTCGCAAATGAGCCGCCGACTGACGGGAGCCTTGCCGCAAACCGCGAATGGGCCCGCGGGCTGCTTCGCCAGGCGGGAGAGATCGTGCTGCGCGGCGAACGGCTCGACGAGACAGTCGCGTTGACGCAGGCAGATCTGGATCCTGATGCCGCCGCGACGCTCGCGCGGCAGGCAGCGACGCGGTGGTCGGAGCTCCGACATGAAGGCCGCGCGGTTCGCCTGCGACGCGTCGCACTCGCGACCGCCGCTGCCCGTGACCGCCTCATCACCGACCTCGCCGCGTGCACCGGCGCCCCCATGCGCGAGCTCGACGCCGCCGTGAACCACATCATCGACTCAGCCCGCTACGCGGCGCAGCTCGCCGACGGGCTCCGCGTTGTGCGCGGGGCGACGTTCGTGCCAGACAAGCTTGTGCTCGTTGTCGGCGACGTCACGGCCCCGCTCGCTACGCAGGCCGCAGCGGTGCTCGCCGTGCTCGGAAGTGGCGCGGGCGCGCTCTGGGCGGTCTCACCAGACATGCACGCCGCCGCCACCTCATGCGTTGAGGAGTGGGAGGTGGGCGGTCTCACCCCCGGCGCTGTCGAAACCGTGAGCGTCGCCGACGAGGAGGCGTTCGCCGCGCTCGGCGCGAGCCCCCACGTCGACCGCGCTGTCGTACTGGGAGGGCGTGAGCTCGGGAGATCACTCGCCAGGCACCGGCCAGATCTTCGCGTCGAGGGCCACTTCACTTCCCGCGGCTCGGTGCTCGTCACCCCCTCGGCAGAGCGGGAGCGGGCAATTCCCGACATTATCGACTCGGCCTTCCGCGGCACGCAGACGTCGCTCGGCAGCACAAACATGGTCGTCTTGCTTGCGAGCGTCTCCCGCTCGCGCGGCTTCCGGGCCGGGCTCGCTGATGCGGTGCGACGACTCCGTGTCGGTGACTCGGCGAGGCCACTCGGCGACGATCCGCTCGCCTTCGACATCGGCCCACTCCCAACGGTTCCGAGTGCAGCCGGCCTCGCTGCGCTGACCGAGCTCGGCCCGGGCGAGGAGTGGCTTGTCGAGCCAGAGCAGCTGGACGACGAGGGCCTGCTCTGGCGGCCCGGTGTGCGCATCGGCGTCTCGCCTGGATCCCCGTTCTGGGACGACGCCCGCGGACTTCCCGTCATCGGCATCAGCAGCGCTCAGCTGCTCGGTGAGGCCGTGTCGCAGCAGAACGCAGCAGGAAGCGGCGCCGTCGCCGCGATCCAGTCGTGGGACGACGGAGAGGTTCGCTCCTGGCTCGCCGGAATCGAGGCGGCTTCGGTGTCGATCAACCGCTCAAGCAGCGCAGCGCGTGTGGAACGGCAGCCGTTCGGCGGCTGGAACGACGCCGTCATGGGGCTTCCAGCGCTCGGCGGCGGCCCTCACTGGCTTGTCGCGCAGGGATCCTGGGAGCGGCGCCCTGGCCAGCGAAGCGATACCCTCCACCTCCGCGGGCTCGCCCCCGAGGTTGCGCTGCTCATCGAGGCCGCGCAGCCGGCTCTCGCATATGAAGAGTTCGACGAGCTCCGCAGGGCCGCGCTCTCTGACCAGCTGACGTGGCAGACCGATCTCGGCGCCATCGCCGACGGGATCGGGCTCGGGATCGAACGCAATGCCCTGCGAACAGCGCCCGTCGTTGTGCAGGTGAGGCTCGCTGAAGATGGGGCGCTCTCAGGGCTTATCAGAGTGCTCGCGGCAGCGCTTCTCGTGCGCGCACCCGTCGCCGTCTCAACTGGCGCAGTGCTCCCGCAGGCAGTCAGCGACCTCCTCGACTCGCAGGGCATCGACGTGTCACTCGAACGCGACGAGGCCTGGCTTGAGCGACTCGCCGCGGAGGGGCCGCGCGGCCCAGGTGGGTCAGACGCGGCTCGCGTGCGACTCATCGGCGGCGACCGGGTACGGGTCGCAGAGTGGATGGGAGGGCTCGACCGCGCCGCACTCTGGGCTGAGCCCGTGACCATGGCAGGCCCTGTCGAACTGCTGACCCTGCTGCGGGAGCAATCAATCTCCGCTCGCGCCGAGCGACACGGACTCGCCGAGCGGGCGCCGGGGCTCGACGCGCTGCTCGACTAG
- a CDS encoding ABC transporter substrate-binding protein, translated as MRLTSFRRSGIALAGLAVAALTLSACSSPAATDSGDEAKASYKIGVSQFVQHPALDAATAGFKQAFDDAGVEVEWDDQNANGDQATAVTIAQGFASSDLDLVLAVATPAAQTAAQAITDKPILFTAVTDAVEGQLVESNEAPGGNVTGTSDLAPFDEQLALLKEVAPGAKKVGIVYASGEVNSQVQVDAVTEAAGPLGLEVVTKTVTTANDIAAATEALGDVDAIYVPTDNMVVAGIASLVQVAEDKQIPVIGAEAGTVEGGAVITLGIDYTKLGYQTGEMALKVLEGADPATMPVEVSNEFAYVVNEAAAKRMGATIPEAILAEAEKVE; from the coding sequence ATGCGACTGACCTCGTTCCGCCGCTCAGGCATCGCGCTCGCCGGCCTCGCCGTCGCGGCGCTGACGCTGAGCGCCTGCTCCAGCCCCGCCGCAACCGATTCGGGTGACGAGGCGAAGGCCTCGTACAAGATCGGTGTGAGCCAGTTCGTGCAGCACCCCGCGCTTGACGCGGCGACCGCCGGCTTCAAGCAGGCGTTTGACGACGCGGGCGTCGAGGTCGAGTGGGACGACCAGAACGCGAATGGTGATCAGGCAACCGCCGTCACCATCGCGCAGGGCTTCGCTTCCTCAGATCTTGATCTCGTGCTCGCCGTGGCGACGCCTGCAGCGCAGACCGCTGCTCAGGCGATCACCGACAAGCCGATCCTCTTCACCGCTGTCACCGACGCTGTCGAAGGCCAGCTCGTCGAGTCGAACGAAGCACCGGGCGGCAACGTCACTGGCACCAGCGACCTTGCGCCCTTCGATGAGCAGCTTGCGCTGCTCAAGGAGGTCGCTCCCGGCGCGAAGAAGGTCGGCATTGTCTACGCATCGGGCGAGGTCAACTCGCAGGTGCAGGTTGACGCAGTCACCGAGGCCGCTGGCCCGCTCGGCCTTGAGGTCGTGACGAAGACAGTCACCACCGCGAACGATATCGCTGCGGCGACCGAGGCGCTCGGTGACGTCGACGCGATCTATGTGCCGACCGACAACATGGTTGTCGCGGGCATCGCATCGCTCGTGCAGGTCGCTGAAGACAAGCAGATCCCAGTTATCGGTGCCGAGGCAGGCACCGTCGAGGGCGGCGCGGTCATCACCCTCGGTATTGACTACACGAAGCTCGGCTACCAGACAGGCGAGATGGCACTGAAGGTGCTCGAGGGCGCAGACCCCGCGACAATGCCTGTCGAGGTCTCGAACGAGTTCGCGTACGTCGTGAACGAGGCAGCCGCGAAGCGGATGGGCGCAACCATCCCCGAGGCGATCCTCGCCGAGGCCGAGAAGGTCGAGTAA
- a CDS encoding ABC transporter ATP-binding protein, with product MLSIANISKTFFAGTVNERRALVELNLELAEGDFVTVIGSNGAGKSTLLNTISGRYPIDTGEIRIDGASVSKLKEFKRARYVGRVFQDPMAGTAPDLTIEQNLALALQRGKRRGLHRGITKARREAFATELESLELGLENRLTAKVGLLSGGQRQALSLLMAGFTQPRILLLDEHTAALDPQRAALVTTLTERIVAEGNLTTLMVTHNMEQAITLGNRLVMMHEGRIVFEANAEEKSKLTVPMLLAEFAKIKGASFDDRALLA from the coding sequence ATGCTGAGCATCGCGAACATCTCTAAGACATTCTTTGCGGGCACGGTGAACGAGCGCCGTGCGCTCGTCGAACTCAACCTCGAGCTCGCAGAGGGCGATTTCGTAACTGTCATCGGTTCGAACGGCGCGGGCAAGTCAACGCTGTTGAACACGATCTCGGGCCGCTACCCGATCGACACCGGCGAGATCAGGATCGACGGCGCTTCAGTCTCGAAACTGAAAGAGTTCAAGCGGGCCCGATACGTCGGTCGCGTCTTCCAGGATCCGATGGCGGGCACAGCCCCCGACCTCACCATCGAACAGAACCTCGCGCTCGCCCTGCAGCGAGGCAAGCGCCGCGGTCTGCACCGGGGCATCACAAAGGCCCGCCGCGAGGCGTTCGCCACCGAGCTCGAATCGCTCGAGCTCGGGCTTGAGAACCGTCTCACGGCGAAGGTCGGCCTGCTCTCGGGTGGGCAGCGTCAAGCCTTGTCGCTGCTCATGGCTGGGTTCACGCAGCCGCGGATCCTGCTGCTCGACGAGCACACCGCGGCGCTTGACCCGCAGCGTGCGGCGCTTGTGACGACCCTCACCGAGCGCATCGTCGCGGAGGGCAACCTCACGACGCTCATGGTGACGCACAACATGGAACAGGCAATCACGCTTGGCAACAGGCTTGTCATGATGCACGAGGGACGCATCGTGTTCGAGGCGAACGCCGAGGAGAAGTCGAAGCTCACCGTGCCGATGCTGCTTGCCGAGTTCGCGAAGATCAAGGGCGCGAGCTTCGACGACCGCGCGCTGCTGGCTTAG